A single region of the Sus scrofa isolate TJ Tabasco breed Duroc chromosome 17, Sscrofa11.1, whole genome shotgun sequence genome encodes:
- the HNF4A gene encoding hepatocyte nuclear factor 4-alpha isoform X1, whose product MRLSKTLVDMDMADYSAALDPAYTTLEFENVQVLTMGNDTSPSEGANLNAPNSLGVSALCAICGDRATGKHYGASSCDGCKGFFRRSVRKNHMYSCRFSRQCVVDKDKRNQCRYCRLKKCFRAGMKKEAVQNERDRISTRRSSYEDSSLPSINALLQAEVLSQQITSPVSGINGDIRAKKIASIADVCESMKEQLLVLVEWAKYIPAFCELPLDDQVALLRAHAGEHLLLGATKRSMVFKDVLLLGNDYIIPRHCPELAEMNRVSVRILDELVLPFQELQVDDNEYACLKAIIFFDPDAKGLSDPGKIKRLRSQVQVSLEDYINDRQYDSRGRFGELLLLLPTLQSITWQMIEQIQFIKLFGMAKIDNLLQEMLLGGSSSDAPHAHHPLHPHLMQEHMGTNVIVANTMPAHLSNGQMCEWPRPRGQAGGQLRLYPGRATPETPQPSPPGGSGSEPYKLLPGAIATIVKPPSAIPQPTITKQEVI is encoded by the exons ATGCGCCTCTCCAAAACCCTGGTCGACATGGACATGGCCGACTACAGTGCTGCGCTGGACCCAGCCTACACCACCCTGGAATTCGAGAATGTGCAGGTGTTGACCATGGGCAATG ACACATCCCCATCAGAAGGTGCCAACCTCAATGCGCCCAACAGCCTGGGTGTCAGCGCCTTGTGTGCCATCTGTGGGGACCGGGCCACAGGCAAACACTACGGGGCCTCGAGCTGTGACGGCTGCAAGGGCTTCTTTCGGAGGAGTGTGAGGAAGAACCACATGTACTCCTGCAG ATTTAGTCGGCAGTGCGTGGTGGACAAAGACAAGAGGAACCAGTGCCGCTACTGCAGGCTCAAGAAGTGCTTCCGGGCTGGCATGAAGAAGGAAG ccGTCCAGAACGAACGGGACCGGATCAGCACTCGCAGGTCAAGCTACGAGGATAGCAGCCTGCCCTCCATCAACGCGCTCCTGCAGGCTGAGGTCCTGTCCCAGCAG ATCACCTCCCCTGTCTCTGGAATCAACGGGGACATCCGGGCGAAGAAGATCGCCAGCATCGCAGATGTGTGCGAGTCCATGAAGGAGCAGCTGCTGGTGCTCGTCGAGTGGGCCAAGTACATCCCAGCTTTCTGTGAGCTCCCCCTGGACGACCAG GTGGCCCTGCTCAGAGCCCACGCCGGCGAGCACCTGCTGCTGGGAGCCACCAAGCGCTCTATGGTGTTTAAGGATGTTCTGCTTCTCG GCAATGACTACATCATCCCTCGGCACTGCCCGGAGCTGGCAGAAATGAACCGGGTGTCTGTGCGCATCCTGGATGAGCTGGTGCTGCCCTTTCAGGAGCTGCAGGTCGATGACAACGAGTACGCCTGCCTCAAAGCCATCATCTTCTTTGACCCAG ATGCCAAGGGGTTGAGCGACCCGGGCAAGATCAAGAGGCTGCGTTCCCAGGTGCAGGTGAGCCTGGAGGATTACATCAACGACCGCCAGTACGACTCGCGCGGCCGCTTCGgcgagctgctgctgctgctgcccaccCTACAGAGCATCACCTGGCAGATGATCGAGCAGATCCAGTTCATCAAGCTCTTTGGCATGGCCAAGATTGACAACCTGCTGCAGGAGATGCTGCTGGGAG GGTCCTCCAGCGATGCACCTCATGCCCACCACCCCCTGCACCCTCACCTGATGCAGGAACACATGGGCACCAATGTCATTGTTGCCAACACAATGCCTGCTCACCTCAGCAACGGACAGATGTGTGAGTGGCCCCggcccagagggcaggcaggtgggcaaCTTCGGCTCTACCCAGGAAGGG CCACCCCTGAGACTCCACAGCCCTCGCCGCCAGGTGGCTCGGGGTCTGAGCCCTACAAGCTCCTGCCAGGAGCCATCGCCACCATCGTCAAGCCCCCCTCTGCAATCCCACAGCCGACCATCACCAAGCAGGAAGTCATCTAG
- the HNF4A gene encoding hepatocyte nuclear factor 4-alpha has product MRLSKTLVDMDMADYSAALDPAYTTLEFENVQVLTMGNDTSPSEGANLNAPNSLGVSALCAICGDRATGKHYGASSCDGCKGFFRRSVRKNHMYSCRFSRQCVVDKDKRNQCRYCRLKKCFRAGMKKEAVQNERDRISTRRSSYEDSSLPSINALLQAEVLSQQITSPVSGINGDIRAKKIASIADVCESMKEQLLVLVEWAKYIPAFCELPLDDQVALLRAHAGEHLLLGATKRSMVFKDVLLLGNDYIIPRHCPELAEMNRVSVRILDELVLPFQELQVDDNEYACLKAIIFFDPDAKGLSDPGKIKRLRSQVQVSLEDYINDRQYDSRGRFGELLLLLPTLQSITWQMIEQIQFIKLFGMAKIDNLLQEMLLGGSSSDAPHAHHPLHPHLMQEHMGTNVIVANTMPAHLSNGQMCEWPRPRGQAATPETPQPSPPGGSGSEPYKLLPGAIATIVKPPSAIPQPTITKQEVI; this is encoded by the exons ATGCGCCTCTCCAAAACCCTGGTCGACATGGACATGGCCGACTACAGTGCTGCGCTGGACCCAGCCTACACCACCCTGGAATTCGAGAATGTGCAGGTGTTGACCATGGGCAATG ACACATCCCCATCAGAAGGTGCCAACCTCAATGCGCCCAACAGCCTGGGTGTCAGCGCCTTGTGTGCCATCTGTGGGGACCGGGCCACAGGCAAACACTACGGGGCCTCGAGCTGTGACGGCTGCAAGGGCTTCTTTCGGAGGAGTGTGAGGAAGAACCACATGTACTCCTGCAG ATTTAGTCGGCAGTGCGTGGTGGACAAAGACAAGAGGAACCAGTGCCGCTACTGCAGGCTCAAGAAGTGCTTCCGGGCTGGCATGAAGAAGGAAG ccGTCCAGAACGAACGGGACCGGATCAGCACTCGCAGGTCAAGCTACGAGGATAGCAGCCTGCCCTCCATCAACGCGCTCCTGCAGGCTGAGGTCCTGTCCCAGCAG ATCACCTCCCCTGTCTCTGGAATCAACGGGGACATCCGGGCGAAGAAGATCGCCAGCATCGCAGATGTGTGCGAGTCCATGAAGGAGCAGCTGCTGGTGCTCGTCGAGTGGGCCAAGTACATCCCAGCTTTCTGTGAGCTCCCCCTGGACGACCAG GTGGCCCTGCTCAGAGCCCACGCCGGCGAGCACCTGCTGCTGGGAGCCACCAAGCGCTCTATGGTGTTTAAGGATGTTCTGCTTCTCG GCAATGACTACATCATCCCTCGGCACTGCCCGGAGCTGGCAGAAATGAACCGGGTGTCTGTGCGCATCCTGGATGAGCTGGTGCTGCCCTTTCAGGAGCTGCAGGTCGATGACAACGAGTACGCCTGCCTCAAAGCCATCATCTTCTTTGACCCAG ATGCCAAGGGGTTGAGCGACCCGGGCAAGATCAAGAGGCTGCGTTCCCAGGTGCAGGTGAGCCTGGAGGATTACATCAACGACCGCCAGTACGACTCGCGCGGCCGCTTCGgcgagctgctgctgctgctgcccaccCTACAGAGCATCACCTGGCAGATGATCGAGCAGATCCAGTTCATCAAGCTCTTTGGCATGGCCAAGATTGACAACCTGCTGCAGGAGATGCTGCTGGGAG GGTCCTCCAGCGATGCACCTCATGCCCACCACCCCCTGCACCCTCACCTGATGCAGGAACACATGGGCACCAATGTCATTGTTGCCAACACAATGCCTGCTCACCTCAGCAACGGACAGATGTGTGAGTGGCCCCggcccagagggcaggcag CCACCCCTGAGACTCCACAGCCCTCGCCGCCAGGTGGCTCGGGGTCTGAGCCCTACAAGCTCCTGCCAGGAGCCATCGCCACCATCGTCAAGCCCCCCTCTGCAATCCCACAGCCGACCATCACCAAGCAGGAAGTCATCTAG
- the HNF4A gene encoding hepatocyte nuclear factor 4-alpha isoform X2 translates to MRLSKTLVDMDMADYSAALDPAYTTLEFENVQVLTMGNDTSPSEGANLNAPNSLGVSALCAICGDRATGKHYGASSCDGCKGFFRRSVRKNHMYSCRFSRQCVVDKDKRNQCRYCRLKKCFRAGMKKEAVQNERDRISTRRSSYEDSSLPSINALLQAEVLSQQITSPVSGINGDIRAKKIASIADVCESMKEQLLVLVEWAKYIPAFCELPLDDQVALLRAHAGEHLLLGATKRSMVFKDVLLLGNDYIIPRHCPELAEMNRVSVRILDELVLPFQELQVDDNEYACLKAIIFFDPDAKGLSDPGKIKRLRSQVQVSLEDYINDRQYDSRGRFGELLLLLPTLQSITWQMIEQIQFIKLFGMAKIDNLLQEMLLGGSSSDAPHAHHPLHPHLMQEHMGTNVIVANTMPAHLSNGQMSTPETPQPSPPGGSGSEPYKLLPGAIATIVKPPSAIPQPTITKQEVI, encoded by the exons ATGCGCCTCTCCAAAACCCTGGTCGACATGGACATGGCCGACTACAGTGCTGCGCTGGACCCAGCCTACACCACCCTGGAATTCGAGAATGTGCAGGTGTTGACCATGGGCAATG ACACATCCCCATCAGAAGGTGCCAACCTCAATGCGCCCAACAGCCTGGGTGTCAGCGCCTTGTGTGCCATCTGTGGGGACCGGGCCACAGGCAAACACTACGGGGCCTCGAGCTGTGACGGCTGCAAGGGCTTCTTTCGGAGGAGTGTGAGGAAGAACCACATGTACTCCTGCAG ATTTAGTCGGCAGTGCGTGGTGGACAAAGACAAGAGGAACCAGTGCCGCTACTGCAGGCTCAAGAAGTGCTTCCGGGCTGGCATGAAGAAGGAAG ccGTCCAGAACGAACGGGACCGGATCAGCACTCGCAGGTCAAGCTACGAGGATAGCAGCCTGCCCTCCATCAACGCGCTCCTGCAGGCTGAGGTCCTGTCCCAGCAG ATCACCTCCCCTGTCTCTGGAATCAACGGGGACATCCGGGCGAAGAAGATCGCCAGCATCGCAGATGTGTGCGAGTCCATGAAGGAGCAGCTGCTGGTGCTCGTCGAGTGGGCCAAGTACATCCCAGCTTTCTGTGAGCTCCCCCTGGACGACCAG GTGGCCCTGCTCAGAGCCCACGCCGGCGAGCACCTGCTGCTGGGAGCCACCAAGCGCTCTATGGTGTTTAAGGATGTTCTGCTTCTCG GCAATGACTACATCATCCCTCGGCACTGCCCGGAGCTGGCAGAAATGAACCGGGTGTCTGTGCGCATCCTGGATGAGCTGGTGCTGCCCTTTCAGGAGCTGCAGGTCGATGACAACGAGTACGCCTGCCTCAAAGCCATCATCTTCTTTGACCCAG ATGCCAAGGGGTTGAGCGACCCGGGCAAGATCAAGAGGCTGCGTTCCCAGGTGCAGGTGAGCCTGGAGGATTACATCAACGACCGCCAGTACGACTCGCGCGGCCGCTTCGgcgagctgctgctgctgctgcccaccCTACAGAGCATCACCTGGCAGATGATCGAGCAGATCCAGTTCATCAAGCTCTTTGGCATGGCCAAGATTGACAACCTGCTGCAGGAGATGCTGCTGGGAG GGTCCTCCAGCGATGCACCTCATGCCCACCACCCCCTGCACCCTCACCTGATGCAGGAACACATGGGCACCAATGTCATTGTTGCCAACACAATGCCTGCTCACCTCAGCAACGGACAGATGT CCACCCCTGAGACTCCACAGCCCTCGCCGCCAGGTGGCTCGGGGTCTGAGCCCTACAAGCTCCTGCCAGGAGCCATCGCCACCATCGTCAAGCCCCCCTCTGCAATCCCACAGCCGACCATCACCAAGCAGGAAGTCATCTAG
- the HNF4A gene encoding hepatocyte nuclear factor 4-alpha isoform X3 — MVSVNVPLGAPVESPYDTSPSEGANLNAPNSLGVSALCAICGDRATGKHYGASSCDGCKGFFRRSVRKNHMYSCRFSRQCVVDKDKRNQCRYCRLKKCFRAGMKKEAVQNERDRISTRRSSYEDSSLPSINALLQAEVLSQQITSPVSGINGDIRAKKIASIADVCESMKEQLLVLVEWAKYIPAFCELPLDDQVALLRAHAGEHLLLGATKRSMVFKDVLLLGNDYIIPRHCPELAEMNRVSVRILDELVLPFQELQVDDNEYACLKAIIFFDPDAKGLSDPGKIKRLRSQVQVSLEDYINDRQYDSRGRFGELLLLLPTLQSITWQMIEQIQFIKLFGMAKIDNLLQEMLLGGSSSDAPHAHHPLHPHLMQEHMGTNVIVANTMPAHLSNGQMCEWPRPRGQAGGQLRLYPGRATPETPQPSPPGGSGSEPYKLLPGAIATIVKPPSAIPQPTITKQEVI, encoded by the exons ACACATCCCCATCAGAAGGTGCCAACCTCAATGCGCCCAACAGCCTGGGTGTCAGCGCCTTGTGTGCCATCTGTGGGGACCGGGCCACAGGCAAACACTACGGGGCCTCGAGCTGTGACGGCTGCAAGGGCTTCTTTCGGAGGAGTGTGAGGAAGAACCACATGTACTCCTGCAG ATTTAGTCGGCAGTGCGTGGTGGACAAAGACAAGAGGAACCAGTGCCGCTACTGCAGGCTCAAGAAGTGCTTCCGGGCTGGCATGAAGAAGGAAG ccGTCCAGAACGAACGGGACCGGATCAGCACTCGCAGGTCAAGCTACGAGGATAGCAGCCTGCCCTCCATCAACGCGCTCCTGCAGGCTGAGGTCCTGTCCCAGCAG ATCACCTCCCCTGTCTCTGGAATCAACGGGGACATCCGGGCGAAGAAGATCGCCAGCATCGCAGATGTGTGCGAGTCCATGAAGGAGCAGCTGCTGGTGCTCGTCGAGTGGGCCAAGTACATCCCAGCTTTCTGTGAGCTCCCCCTGGACGACCAG GTGGCCCTGCTCAGAGCCCACGCCGGCGAGCACCTGCTGCTGGGAGCCACCAAGCGCTCTATGGTGTTTAAGGATGTTCTGCTTCTCG GCAATGACTACATCATCCCTCGGCACTGCCCGGAGCTGGCAGAAATGAACCGGGTGTCTGTGCGCATCCTGGATGAGCTGGTGCTGCCCTTTCAGGAGCTGCAGGTCGATGACAACGAGTACGCCTGCCTCAAAGCCATCATCTTCTTTGACCCAG ATGCCAAGGGGTTGAGCGACCCGGGCAAGATCAAGAGGCTGCGTTCCCAGGTGCAGGTGAGCCTGGAGGATTACATCAACGACCGCCAGTACGACTCGCGCGGCCGCTTCGgcgagctgctgctgctgctgcccaccCTACAGAGCATCACCTGGCAGATGATCGAGCAGATCCAGTTCATCAAGCTCTTTGGCATGGCCAAGATTGACAACCTGCTGCAGGAGATGCTGCTGGGAG GGTCCTCCAGCGATGCACCTCATGCCCACCACCCCCTGCACCCTCACCTGATGCAGGAACACATGGGCACCAATGTCATTGTTGCCAACACAATGCCTGCTCACCTCAGCAACGGACAGATGTGTGAGTGGCCCCggcccagagggcaggcaggtgggcaaCTTCGGCTCTACCCAGGAAGGG CCACCCCTGAGACTCCACAGCCCTCGCCGCCAGGTGGCTCGGGGTCTGAGCCCTACAAGCTCCTGCCAGGAGCCATCGCCACCATCGTCAAGCCCCCCTCTGCAATCCCACAGCCGACCATCACCAAGCAGGAAGTCATCTAG
- the HNF4A gene encoding hepatocyte nuclear factor 4-alpha isoform X4: MVSVNVPLGAPVESPYDTSPSEGANLNAPNSLGVSALCAICGDRATGKHYGASSCDGCKGFFRRSVRKNHMYSCRFSRQCVVDKDKRNQCRYCRLKKCFRAGMKKEAVQNERDRISTRRSSYEDSSLPSINALLQAEVLSQQITSPVSGINGDIRAKKIASIADVCESMKEQLLVLVEWAKYIPAFCELPLDDQVALLRAHAGEHLLLGATKRSMVFKDVLLLGNDYIIPRHCPELAEMNRVSVRILDELVLPFQELQVDDNEYACLKAIIFFDPDAKGLSDPGKIKRLRSQVQVSLEDYINDRQYDSRGRFGELLLLLPTLQSITWQMIEQIQFIKLFGMAKIDNLLQEMLLGGSSSDAPHAHHPLHPHLMQEHMGTNVIVANTMPAHLSNGQMCEWPRPRGQAATPETPQPSPPGGSGSEPYKLLPGAIATIVKPPSAIPQPTITKQEVI, encoded by the exons ACACATCCCCATCAGAAGGTGCCAACCTCAATGCGCCCAACAGCCTGGGTGTCAGCGCCTTGTGTGCCATCTGTGGGGACCGGGCCACAGGCAAACACTACGGGGCCTCGAGCTGTGACGGCTGCAAGGGCTTCTTTCGGAGGAGTGTGAGGAAGAACCACATGTACTCCTGCAG ATTTAGTCGGCAGTGCGTGGTGGACAAAGACAAGAGGAACCAGTGCCGCTACTGCAGGCTCAAGAAGTGCTTCCGGGCTGGCATGAAGAAGGAAG ccGTCCAGAACGAACGGGACCGGATCAGCACTCGCAGGTCAAGCTACGAGGATAGCAGCCTGCCCTCCATCAACGCGCTCCTGCAGGCTGAGGTCCTGTCCCAGCAG ATCACCTCCCCTGTCTCTGGAATCAACGGGGACATCCGGGCGAAGAAGATCGCCAGCATCGCAGATGTGTGCGAGTCCATGAAGGAGCAGCTGCTGGTGCTCGTCGAGTGGGCCAAGTACATCCCAGCTTTCTGTGAGCTCCCCCTGGACGACCAG GTGGCCCTGCTCAGAGCCCACGCCGGCGAGCACCTGCTGCTGGGAGCCACCAAGCGCTCTATGGTGTTTAAGGATGTTCTGCTTCTCG GCAATGACTACATCATCCCTCGGCACTGCCCGGAGCTGGCAGAAATGAACCGGGTGTCTGTGCGCATCCTGGATGAGCTGGTGCTGCCCTTTCAGGAGCTGCAGGTCGATGACAACGAGTACGCCTGCCTCAAAGCCATCATCTTCTTTGACCCAG ATGCCAAGGGGTTGAGCGACCCGGGCAAGATCAAGAGGCTGCGTTCCCAGGTGCAGGTGAGCCTGGAGGATTACATCAACGACCGCCAGTACGACTCGCGCGGCCGCTTCGgcgagctgctgctgctgctgcccaccCTACAGAGCATCACCTGGCAGATGATCGAGCAGATCCAGTTCATCAAGCTCTTTGGCATGGCCAAGATTGACAACCTGCTGCAGGAGATGCTGCTGGGAG GGTCCTCCAGCGATGCACCTCATGCCCACCACCCCCTGCACCCTCACCTGATGCAGGAACACATGGGCACCAATGTCATTGTTGCCAACACAATGCCTGCTCACCTCAGCAACGGACAGATGTGTGAGTGGCCCCggcccagagggcaggcag CCACCCCTGAGACTCCACAGCCCTCGCCGCCAGGTGGCTCGGGGTCTGAGCCCTACAAGCTCCTGCCAGGAGCCATCGCCACCATCGTCAAGCCCCCCTCTGCAATCCCACAGCCGACCATCACCAAGCAGGAAGTCATCTAG